A region from the candidate division WOR-1 bacterium RIFOXYB2_FULL_36_35 genome encodes:
- a CDS encoding flagellar basal body rod protein FlgC, producing the protein MDVSVSAIEAERLRMEVISSNIANINTTRSLNGGPYRRLSVSLYEKNISFSDALNLAEKRLNGVGAKIVEDTTPFKKVYKPSHPDADKDGFVETPNVDLASEMVDLTEASRGYEAQITAYNATKKMIQDLIQLP; encoded by the coding sequence ATGGATGTGAGTGTGTCGGCTATAGAGGCCGAACGCTTGAGGATGGAAGTAATATCTTCTAACATTGCAAATATAAATACCACTCGCAGTTTAAACGGTGGGCCATACAGGAGGCTTTCTGTTAGTTTGTATGAAAAAAACATCTCTTTCTCTGACGCTTTAAACCTTGCCGAAAAAAGATTAAATGGTGTTGGAGCTAAAATAGTGGAAGATACAACCCCTTTTAAAAAAGTTTATAAGCCTTCTCATCCTGATGCGGATAAAGATGGATTTGTTGAAACGCCTAATGTTGATCTTGCGTCGGAAATGGTGGATTTAACTGAAGCGTCGAGAGGATATGAAGCTCAGATAACAGCATACAATGCAACAAAAAAAATGATTCAGGATTTGATACAGTTGCCTTAG
- a CDS encoding flagellar basal-body rod protein FlgG, with amino-acid sequence MFQPLYVAATGLSASEDELLEITNNLANAKTPGFKAGRTEMESLPYVQKSFKDMLAVQMAAYDNSSNVIPEFGTGVRVAATPKDFSQGTLEHTTNPLDVAIYGEGFLQVKMPDGSIGYTRAGHLRVDNEGNLVNADGHFLEPSIVIPQGTTSIVIRQDGVVFVSIDNAISQTEIGQLSLVKFSNPGGLRSLGQNLYAQTPSSGDPINGYPGDEGFGTITQYSVEASNVDVISEMMRMVMVQRVFETITKAVSGYEGMLTNLTRMKA; translated from the coding sequence ATGTTTCAACCTTTATATGTTGCTGCGACAGGCCTTTCTGCTTCAGAAGATGAATTATTAGAGATAACCAATAATCTAGCTAATGCTAAAACTCCCGGGTTTAAGGCAGGACGGACTGAAATGGAAAGTCTTCCATATGTGCAAAAATCTTTTAAAGATATGTTAGCTGTTCAAATGGCTGCATATGATAATTCTTCGAATGTTATTCCTGAATTTGGCACAGGGGTTCGTGTGGCTGCAACACCGAAAGATTTTTCGCAGGGGACTCTTGAGCATACAACCAATCCTTTGGATGTTGCTATTTATGGAGAAGGTTTTCTTCAGGTTAAAATGCCGGATGGGTCCATAGGTTATACACGAGCAGGGCATCTTAGGGTTGACAATGAAGGGAATTTGGTAAATGCTGATGGACATTTTCTTGAACCTTCTATAGTTATACCCCAGGGAACAACATCTATTGTAATTCGGCAGGATGGAGTTGTCTTTGTTTCTATAGATAATGCAATTTCCCAGACAGAAATAGGTCAGCTCTCTCTTGTTAAATTTTCAAATCCCGGAGGATTAAGGAGCCTTGGTCAAAATCTTTATGCGCAGACCCCATCATCCGGAGATCCGATTAACGGTTATCCTGGAGATGAAGGTTTTGGAACAATAACTCAATATTCCGTAGAAGCTTCAAATGTTGATGTTATTTCTGAAATGATGAGGATGGTTATGGTTCAAAGGGTTTTTGAGACCATAACCAAAGCTGTTTCAGGGTATGAAGGGATGTTGACTAATCTAACAAGGATGAAAGCGTAA
- a CDS encoding EscN/YscN/HrcN family type III secretion system ATPase produces the protein MVIDIEKYYRAIEKTDLIKVIGKVVQVVGLIIEAQVQGVSVGDLCVIRVEKEDRESYAEVVGFREKRVLLMPLGSTYGISPGSQVLAAGRPLMVQVGKHVLGRVLSGLGEPIDGKGQIVGEKDRSLFAEPPDPVKRPRVTEILKVGVRAIDGLLTIGRGQRMGIFAGSGVGKSTLMGMIARNAEAEVNVIALVGERGREVRDFIEESLGEEGLKKSVVVVATSDQPPLIRLKAAFVATAIAEYFRDLGNKVILMMDSVTRFAMAQREVGLAAGEPPTTRGYTPSVFALLPKLMERSGTSVVGSITAFYTILVEGDDFNEPIADQCRSILDGHIMLSRDLAARNHYPAIDVSHSVSRLMTNLVKDDHKGAAAKLREVLARYNEAEDLINIGAYVKGSNPKIDYALSKIDEVNKFLQQGTFEQIDFNETAKRLVKIFK, from the coding sequence ATGGTAATTGATATTGAAAAGTATTACCGTGCTATCGAAAAGACAGATCTTATAAAAGTTATAGGCAAAGTAGTTCAGGTTGTGGGGCTTATAATAGAGGCTCAGGTTCAGGGTGTTTCTGTTGGAGACTTATGTGTTATACGGGTAGAAAAAGAGGATCGTGAATCTTATGCTGAGGTTGTCGGTTTTAGGGAAAAGAGAGTTTTATTAATGCCCCTTGGTTCAACTTACGGTATATCTCCAGGTTCTCAGGTCCTGGCTGCAGGAAGGCCTCTTATGGTTCAAGTCGGTAAACATGTATTAGGTAGAGTTTTAAGCGGACTGGGGGAACCCATTGATGGAAAAGGGCAAATTGTCGGAGAAAAAGACAGATCCCTTTTTGCAGAACCTCCGGACCCTGTAAAACGTCCCAGAGTAACAGAAATATTAAAAGTAGGGGTTCGCGCTATAGATGGGTTATTGACTATTGGGCGAGGCCAACGCATGGGTATCTTCGCAGGGTCTGGCGTTGGCAAATCTACACTTATGGGTATGATTGCACGTAATGCGGAAGCAGAAGTAAACGTTATTGCTTTAGTTGGAGAGCGTGGAAGAGAAGTAAGAGATTTTATAGAAGAATCTTTAGGCGAAGAAGGGTTGAAAAAATCTGTGGTAGTTGTTGCAACCTCCGATCAGCCTCCACTTATTAGGTTGAAAGCGGCTTTTGTCGCGACTGCGATTGCCGAGTATTTTAGAGATTTGGGTAATAAGGTTATTTTAATGATGGATTCTGTTACAAGGTTTGCAATGGCTCAGCGTGAAGTGGGGCTTGCGGCCGGCGAACCTCCGACAACCCGAGGTTATACACCCTCTGTCTTTGCATTATTGCCAAAACTGATGGAACGATCAGGCACATCTGTTGTAGGCTCTATTACTGCTTTCTACACTATTTTAGTTGAAGGTGATGATTTTAATGAACCTATTGCTGATCAGTGTCGTTCTATTTTAGATGGTCATATTATGTTATCCCGTGATCTTGCAGCCAGAAACCATTATCCTGCGATTGATGTTTCCCACAGTGTTTCTCGTCTTATGACAAATCTTGTGAAAGATGACCATAAGGGGGCAGCCGCAAAATTAAGGGAAGTTCTAGCTCGATATAATGAGGCGGAAGATCTTATTAATATCGGAGCTTATGTGAAGGGGAGTAATCCAAAAATTGATTATGCTTTATCTAAAATAGACGAGGTGAATAAGTTTTTGCAACAAGGGACTTTTGAACAGATTGATTTTAATGAAACGGCTAAAAGGCTGGTAAAAATCTTTAAATAA
- a CDS encoding cell division ATP-binding protein FtsE — protein sequence MIEFKNVSKIYSNGVEALFDINLHIGKEEFVFIVGPSGAGKTTLMKMIYREELPSSGRVIVDKVNVTTLNPEQVPFLRRNIGIVFQDFKLLPKRTVYENVAFALQVTSAKRSQIRRRTMQALELVGMFKRVSSFPEQLSGGEKQRVCIARAIVNNPTILIADEPTGNLDPSTSWEIMELLDKINCRNTTVLVSTHNKNIVDNMKRRVIALDAGRAIRDQQLGVYSH from the coding sequence ATGATTGAATTTAAAAATGTATCAAAAATATATTCAAACGGTGTGGAAGCTCTTTTTGATATAAATCTTCACATAGGCAAGGAAGAATTTGTTTTTATTGTTGGTCCATCCGGCGCCGGCAAGACTACGTTGATGAAGATGATCTACAGGGAAGAATTGCCGTCTTCAGGCAGAGTTATTGTAGATAAGGTGAATGTTACTACTTTAAATCCTGAGCAAGTCCCTTTTTTGCGAAGAAATATAGGAATTGTTTTTCAGGATTTTAAACTTTTGCCTAAGCGTACCGTTTATGAAAATGTGGCATTTGCTCTTCAGGTGACATCTGCAAAGCGTTCTCAAATTAGGCGTCGCACCATGCAGGCCCTTGAACTTGTAGGTATGTTTAAAAGAGTGAGTTCTTTTCCGGAACAACTATCCGGAGGGGAAAAACAGCGAGTTTGCATAGCTCGTGCAATTGTTAATAATCCTACAATTTTAATAGCAGATGAACCTACGGGAAATCTTGATCCTTCTACATCATGGGAAATTATGGAGCTTTTAGATAAAATTAATTGTAGAAATACAACAGTTCTTGTGTCAACTCATAACAAAAATATTGTTGACAACATGAAACGCAGAGTTATAGCGTTAGATGCTGGAAGAGCAATAAGAGATCAACAGTTAGGAGTGTATAGTCACTGA
- a CDS encoding flagella basal body P-ring formation protein FlgA gives MLKNIIILIFLSLFFFTGYCSGDSKDLIDSKIESSIKKFVFSKKPEWAKEQISVNFIKTQALMDICDGRENIEITIPEDYKLSKIMTHMIIPFVVSSNKVDLGKEYLQVDIGIFKNIVVAKKKIMKGSIVSAEDIGLENKNVSSLQQNYYASMKDVLTKVAKGNISEGAILYSWMLKLKPVIAKGEKVTILVPVETLLVEAFGIALEDGQTGDIIKVKRDNSKETFNAVVLNNGVVKVSL, from the coding sequence ATGTTGAAAAATATAATTATTTTAATTTTTTTGTCTCTCTTTTTTTTCACCGGTTATTGTTCTGGTGATTCAAAAGATTTAATTGACAGCAAAATAGAATCATCGATAAAAAAATTTGTCTTTTCAAAAAAACCTGAATGGGCAAAAGAACAAATTAGCGTAAACTTTATCAAAACTCAGGCATTAATGGACATTTGTGATGGAAGAGAAAATATTGAGATTACGATCCCGGAAGATTATAAGCTGTCAAAAATAATGACTCATATGATTATTCCCTTTGTTGTATCTTCAAATAAGGTTGATCTTGGAAAGGAATATCTACAGGTAGATATTGGAATCTTTAAAAATATTGTAGTGGCAAAAAAGAAAATCATGAAAGGTTCTATTGTATCTGCTGAAGATATAGGCCTGGAAAACAAGAATGTGTCTTCTTTACAACAAAATTACTATGCTAGTATGAAAGATGTTTTAACTAAAGTGGCAAAAGGAAATATTAGTGAAGGGGCAATATTATACAGTTGGATGTTAAAATTAAAACCTGTTATTGCGAAAGGTGAAAAAGTTACAATCTTGGTTCCGGTTGAAACTCTTTTGGTGGAGGCGTTTGGAATTGCTTTAGAAGATGGGCAAACGGGGGATATTATTAAAGTGAAGCGTGATAATTCAAAAGAGACATTTAATGCTGTTGTATTAAATAATGGGGTTGTAAAGGTCAGCTTATGA
- a CDS encoding flagellar M-ring protein FliF, which produces MAETGSTRGLTLISNRRLLVIIGVVIAVVLIVFLWSLRGCVSGIKNQNSGYLTIYTGLDLKDTANVVSRLKELKIPYEVKEEGSAIAVPKDKSDEAKLGLAEKNLPIGGSVGWELFNETRMGATDFDRRIQLIRAISGELSRTIKRIRGVEDAHVQIVLPETKLFEVTKSPVTAAVLLKITPGERLTPEQVGGIVKLVSHSVEGLLSENVTIVDNAGNILTSDSTYMEKIPTASELIKKTVQAPIEQEIIKKEGLEETIPNNEVQKSEKAAGSENIIVKGEEEKPESSINTSEVKNEIVKNEEKNIEVIEQFPKVEKKIADLTDSDKNVLKMKAKEEYERQLTAKAQDLLNQFYPEDTIIVRVNVNFGQPPKGKKESKLKINAGSGFIYVPIKDIVVMTLVDENLDLTLRVRKSTYQTIARAVDYDRARGDKIILKRVPFHYAEFPEQKEESKLFGFVIPGIKLNLSYVLLSGIFILVFVFIILVVRRRRLSGRREKEDVVFEKEAPTEGEATATVRKIKDLAKNDPEKIASLLKKWLTEAEG; this is translated from the coding sequence ATGGCAGAGACGGGAAGTACTAGGGGACTGACTTTAATAAGTAATAGAAGATTACTTGTAATAATTGGCGTTGTTATTGCTGTTGTTTTGATTGTGTTTTTGTGGTCATTGCGTGGTTGTGTTTCCGGAATAAAAAATCAAAACAGCGGATATTTAACTATTTATACCGGTTTGGATTTAAAAGATACTGCTAATGTTGTTTCACGCCTGAAAGAATTAAAAATACCTTATGAAGTAAAAGAAGAGGGATCTGCGATAGCTGTTCCTAAAGATAAATCTGATGAAGCTAAATTGGGTTTGGCCGAAAAGAATCTTCCTATTGGTGGTTCTGTTGGATGGGAACTTTTTAATGAAACGCGTATGGGAGCTACCGATTTTGACAGAAGAATTCAACTAATACGCGCAATTTCAGGTGAGCTTTCAAGAACAATTAAAAGAATAAGAGGGGTGGAAGACGCACACGTTCAAATAGTTCTTCCTGAAACTAAATTGTTTGAGGTTACAAAATCTCCCGTGACAGCCGCTGTGTTGTTAAAGATTACCCCTGGAGAACGTTTAACTCCTGAACAGGTTGGGGGGATAGTTAAGCTTGTTTCTCACAGCGTTGAAGGGCTTTTATCTGAAAATGTGACAATCGTTGACAATGCAGGAAATATTTTGACTTCTGATTCAACTTATATGGAAAAAATTCCGACGGCAAGCGAACTTATAAAAAAGACGGTTCAAGCTCCTATAGAACAAGAAATTATTAAAAAAGAGGGATTGGAAGAGACAATACCTAATAACGAAGTTCAAAAATCAGAAAAAGCGGCAGGGAGTGAAAACATTATAGTAAAAGGGGAAGAAGAGAAGCCTGAAAGCAGTATAAATACAAGTGAAGTTAAAAATGAGATCGTAAAAAACGAAGAAAAAAATATAGAAGTTATAGAACAATTTCCTAAAGTTGAAAAAAAGATTGCGGATTTAACGGATTCTGATAAGAATGTTTTGAAAATGAAGGCAAAAGAAGAATATGAAAGACAACTGACGGCTAAAGCTCAAGATCTTTTAAATCAGTTTTATCCCGAAGATACTATAATTGTTAGAGTAAATGTTAATTTTGGTCAGCCTCCAAAAGGAAAGAAGGAGTCCAAGCTTAAAATAAATGCGGGATCAGGATTTATTTATGTTCCAATTAAAGATATAGTAGTAATGACCTTGGTTGATGAAAATTTGGATCTTACTCTGAGAGTTAGAAAATCTACATATCAAACCATAGCAAGAGCCGTAGATTACGATAGGGCCAGAGGCGATAAAATAATTTTAAAGAGAGTCCCTTTTCATTATGCTGAGTTTCCGGAACAAAAAGAGGAATCTAAATTATTTGGTTTTGTTATTCCTGGAATAAAACTTAATCTTTCTTACGTTTTATTGAGTGGGATTTTTATTCTTGTTTTTGTATTTATTATTCTTGTTGTAAGGCGTAGAAGACTTTCGGGGAGAAGAGAGAAAGAAGATGTAGTGTTTGAAAAAGAGGCTCCTACTGAAGGGGAAGCTACAGCTACTGTAAGAAAAATTAAAGATTTGGCAAAAAATGATCCGGAAAAAATAGCCAGTCTTTTGAAAAAATGGCTTACGGAGGCGGAAGGGTGA
- a CDS encoding threonylcarbamoyl-AMP synthase has translation MKTITFNQKNFKEIIQTLKLGGVIIFPTDTVYGIGTLISNEKGIKKLFEIKNRPVDKPFQVLISDLKQIQLFAKETNQTAKELIKNHWPGPLTLIFKKKAEVLNVITANKDTIGLRMPDHPLLLKLMKKTGPLVVSSANLSGNKPPTNPEEVKIEADLLLNGGKCKIGQSSTIIDVSNNKPIILRNQPRL, from the coding sequence ATGAAAACAATAACCTTTAATCAAAAAAACTTCAAAGAAATCATTCAAACCTTAAAGCTTGGAGGCGTAATAATTTTCCCCACAGATACGGTATATGGCATTGGCACACTCATATCTAATGAGAAAGGGATTAAAAAACTTTTTGAAATTAAAAATCGACCAGTCGATAAGCCCTTTCAAGTTTTAATATCTGATCTAAAACAGATTCAACTTTTCGCAAAAGAGACAAATCAAACAGCAAAAGAGCTTATTAAAAACCATTGGCCTGGGCCATTAACTCTTATTTTTAAAAAGAAGGCTGAAGTTTTAAATGTGATCACAGCAAATAAAGATACCATAGGATTAAGAATGCCCGACCATCCCCTACTCCTTAAATTAATGAAAAAGACAGGTCCATTAGTTGTCTCTTCCGCAAATTTGTCAGGAAATAAACCTCCAACAAATCCTGAAGAGGTAAAAATAGAAGCAGACCTGTTATTAAACGGTGGAAAATGCAAAATCGGACAATCATCAACAATAATAGATGTTTCAAACAACAAGCCAATCATTTTAAGAAATCAACCCCGATTATGA
- a CDS encoding serine hydroxymethyltransferase (catalyzes the reaction of glycine with 5,10-methylenetetrahydrofolate to form L-serine and tetrahydrofolate), with translation MHFDLEHLRKVDPETAKSLDLEFERQQTHIELIASENFTSRAVMEACGAVMTNKYAEGYPGKRYYGGCGCVDIAEDLARDRAKKLFGADHANVQPHSGSQANMASYFACLNHGDTVLGLNLSHGGHLTHGSPVNISGTYFKFIPYGVNKETELIDYDELLKLAKEYKPKMIVTGATAYPRIIDFEKFRKVADEVGAILLVDIAHIAGLVVAGLHPSPVPYSEVVTTTTHKTLRGPRGGMILCREDYAKKIDKAVFPGNQGGPLMHIIAAKAVAFKEAGTSDFKKYQEQIIKNAQALSQALIDNGFRLVSGGTDNHLMLVDLRPKKITGKEAERVLDEVGITLNKNTIPFDPESPFVTSGVRIGTPAMTTRGMKEAEMKYIADFISRTIENKDSDLKKKEIREEVKSLCLRFPLYI, from the coding sequence ATGCATTTTGATTTGGAACATCTTCGTAAAGTGGATCCTGAAACAGCAAAATCGCTTGACCTTGAATTTGAACGCCAGCAAACACATATTGAACTTATAGCATCCGAAAATTTTACATCGCGTGCGGTTATGGAAGCTTGCGGCGCTGTCATGACAAATAAATACGCGGAAGGTTATCCCGGAAAGCGTTATTACGGAGGATGCGGTTGTGTTGATATAGCGGAAGATTTGGCTCGTGATCGCGCAAAAAAATTATTTGGCGCAGATCATGCGAATGTACAGCCTCATTCAGGTTCCCAGGCCAACATGGCCTCTTATTTTGCATGTTTAAATCACGGTGATACCGTTTTAGGTTTGAACCTTTCTCATGGAGGGCATTTGACTCATGGTAGCCCCGTTAATATTTCTGGAACATATTTTAAGTTTATCCCTTATGGTGTAAATAAGGAGACAGAATTGATTGATTATGATGAACTCTTAAAACTTGCGAAAGAATATAAGCCAAAGATGATCGTGACAGGGGCGACGGCTTATCCCAGAATAATAGATTTTGAAAAGTTTAGAAAAGTTGCCGATGAAGTAGGGGCTATTTTATTGGTTGATATTGCCCATATTGCAGGACTTGTTGTTGCCGGCCTCCATCCTTCTCCTGTTCCTTATTCGGAAGTTGTTACAACAACTACCCATAAAACATTAAGAGGGCCGCGAGGGGGAATGATTTTATGCCGCGAAGATTATGCGAAAAAAATTGATAAAGCTGTTTTTCCTGGGAATCAGGGAGGGCCTTTAATGCATATAATTGCAGCAAAGGCGGTTGCTTTTAAAGAAGCGGGAACCTCTGATTTTAAAAAATATCAGGAGCAGATTATTAAAAATGCGCAAGCTCTTTCGCAAGCTTTGATAGATAATGGCTTTAGGCTTGTTTCAGGAGGCACGGATAACCATTTGATGCTTGTTGATTTACGACCTAAAAAAATAACTGGGAAGGAAGCGGAGAGGGTTTTAGATGAAGTTGGGATTACGTTAAATAAAAATACAATCCCTTTTGATCCGGAATCTCCGTTTGTTACTTCCGGCGTCAGAATAGGGACTCCCGCCATGACAACCCGTGGAATGAAAGAGGCGGAAATGAAATATATTGCGGACTTTATATCAAGGACAATAGAAAATAAAGATAGTGATTTAAAGAAAAAAGAGATTCGTGAAGAAGTTAAGAGCCTTTGTCTTAGGTTCCCTTTGTACATTTAG